TAAAGGCGTTGGGGCGGTGCTCGATCCGCTGTCGACCGTCAGGCGCTTCCGTTACGATTACCACGTCAAATCGGAATCCCGCCACTTTCCGTCGGAATTGTTGAATAAAGCCTTGCGCCGCGGCGATGAGGGACTGCTGTTTGCGCTGATCGACTTTGTAGACCGCGTCGCCAAACTTCTCCGAGCGCGAGCCTTTAACTTCGACGAAGATTACGACTTCATCTTTGAGACAGATCAAGTCAATCTCGTGGTGTCCACTACGATAGTTCCGTGCGATAATTTGGCAGCCTTGCTCTTCGAGGAATTTCGCTGCGCTCGCCTCGAAGCGTGATCCGGTCGCCCGCCGGTTCATCTAATGGCTGCCGTCGTCGGAGATGCTGAGCGCAAGTTCGAACTGGGGCTCGAGCAAATTGAAGCTCTTGCGGTGGATCGGTAGAACGCCGAAACGCGCGATGTTGGCGCGGTGCTGTACGGTCGGATAGCCCTTGTGTTGGTCGAACCCATACTCCGGATGCAACCGGTGATACTCGCGCATAATCCGGTCGCGCGTAACCTTCGCGATGATCGACGCGCAGGCGATCGCCACGACACTGCCGTCCCCCTGAACAATCGTCTGTTGTGCAATCGACAAATTGGGGATGCGCTGGTTGCCGTCGACGAGGACAATCTCCGGTGTCCGCGTGAGTTGTCCCAGCGCCTGACGCATGGCCTGAAATGTCGCCTGAAGGATGTTGATTTCATCAATCAATTCCGGGTCACAGCGACCGACACCAAAGCCTATGCATTCCCGCGTAATTCGCTCAAAACAAGCCTCGCGCCGCGGTTCTGAAAGTTTCTTGGAGTCCACGATACCCCGCGCATCGAAATCAGCGGGGAGAATCACAGCCGCAGCCACGACCGGTCCGGCCAATGGCCCCCGGCCGGCTTCATCTACGCCACAGATCCAGTTTGTGCCCTGCTTGCGTAGTTCGATTTCCAGTCGCGAGCGCCGCATACGAAGAAGGTTGGCGCTTCAAATGATTTGGGCAAGCAGAACTTCGACGCTGCCCGCACTGGCAACCGGCAAAAGAAAGCGGCGCCCAGTTCGTGACCGGACGCCGTCTCATTCTCCAGTAGACTACGGGTTATTCCGTTGCCTGTTCCTCGGTACGCTTCTCGCCAATGCGAGCCGCCTTACCCGACCGGCCGCGCAAGTAGTTGAGTTTGGCGCGCCGCACGTGGCCGGTGCGTACTTTCTCGATCTTCGCGATATTCGGTGAGTGCAGCGGATAGACCTTTTCGACCGCGATTCCTTGCGTCACTTTGCGCACGGTGAAGCTCGCTCCAGTGCCGCCGCCGCGCCGACCGATGACAACGCCCTGGAACACCTGGATGCGCTCTTTATCGCCTTCCATGATCTTCTGGTGTACCGCCACGGTATCACCCGGCGAAAAATCAACTTTCTGCTCGCGCAGATACTTCTCCTCAATCTTGCGCACCAACTGATTCATTCTATCCTCCAATCAAAAATCAATTTTCAA
This genomic interval from Candidatus Zixiibacteriota bacterium contains the following:
- a CDS encoding YraN family protein — protein: MNRRATGSRFEASAAKFLEEQGCQIIARNYRSGHHEIDLICLKDEVVIFVEVKGSRSEKFGDAVYKVDQRKQQSLIAAAQGFIQQFRRKVAGFRFDVVIVTEAPDGRQRIEHRPNAFTL
- a CDS encoding ribonuclease HII, producing the protein MRRSRLEIELRKQGTNWICGVDEAGRGPLAGPVVAAAVILPADFDARGIVDSKKLSEPRREACFERITRECIGFGVGRCDPELIDEINILQATFQAMRQALGQLTRTPEIVLVDGNQRIPNLSIAQQTIVQGDGSVVAIACASIIAKVTRDRIMREYHRLHPEYGFDQHKGYPTVQHRANIARFGVLPIHRKSFNLLEPQFELALSISDDGSH
- the rplS gene encoding 50S ribosomal protein L19, encoding MNQLVRKIEEKYLREQKVDFSPGDTVAVHQKIMEGDKERIQVFQGVVIGRRGGGTGASFTVRKVTQGIAVEKVYPLHSPNIAKIEKVRTGHVRRAKLNYLRGRSGKAARIGEKRTEEQATE